GCCTGGATCTGGCGCGGCTGGGAACCACCGCCACCGCTGAGGAGATCACCGACACCGCGGTGACGCAGCCCCTGGTGGTGGCCGCCACGCTGCTGGCCTATGAGGAATTGACCAAGCGCGGCCTGCCCAACGCCGCCGAAACCGTCGTCGCCGGCCATTCGGTCGGCGAGATCGCCGCGTACGCCATCGCCGGCGTCATCTCCGCCGACGACGCGGTCAAGCTGGCCGCCACCCGTGGCGCCGAGATGGCCAAGGCCTGTGCGGTCGAGCCGACGGGCATGTCGGCTGTGCTCGGTGGCGACGAGGCCGAGGTGCTGGCCCGGCTGGAGTCGCTGGACCTGGTGCCCGCCAACCGCAACGCGGCCGGCCAGATCGTGGCCGCCGGCGCGATCGCCGCGCTGGAGAAGCTCGCTGAGGATCCGCCGGCCAAGGCCCGCGTCCGCCAGTTGGCGACCGCAGGCGCGTTCCACACCCACTACATGGCTTCCGCGCTGGAGGGCTACGCTGCGGCCGCCGAGTCTGTAACGACCTCTGAGCCGACCGCGACACTTCTGTCGAACGCAGACGGCCGGCCGGTCGCCTCGGCCGCCGATGCGATGGAGAAGCTGGTGTCTCAGCTGACCAAGCCGGTGCGCTGGGATCTGTGCACCGCCACCATGCGGGACCGTTTCTCCGGCGCCGAGCGCGCCGGGATCGTCGAGTTCCCGCCGGCCGGCACCCTGGTGGGCATCGCCAAGCGTGAACTGAAGGGCACCCCGACCCGCGCGGTCAAGGCGCCCGCAGACCTGGACGGCTTGGACGAGCTGTAAGTCCAGCGACAACCGAATAGCGAAACAAACCGAACGTCCCGAATTGTCCTCCGCACCCGGAGGGCGCTTTCAACAACAAGAAGGAGCCATTGTGGCCGCCAGTCAGGAAGAAATCATCGCCGGTCTCGCCGAGATCATCGAAGAGGTCACCGGCATCGAGCCGTCTGAGGTGACCCCGGAGAAGTCGTTCGTCGACGACCTGGACATCGACTCGCTGTCGATGGTGGAGATCGCGGTGCAGACCGAGGACAAGTACGGCGTGAAGATCCCCGACGAGGATCTGGCCGGCCTGCGCACCGTCGGTGACGTCGTCGCCTACATCCAGAAGCTCGAGGAAGAGAACCCCGAGGCCGCCGCCGCCCTGCGCGAGAAGTTTGGCTCGGAATGACCAGACCTTCCACTGCTAACGGAGGCTTCCCGAACGTCGTGGTGACCGCCGTGGAGGCAACCACGGCGCTCGCTGCTGACATCGAGAGCACGTGGAAGGGCCTCCAGGCCGGAGAAAGCGGCATCCGTGAGCTGACCGACGACTTCGTCACCAAGTGGGACCTTCCGGTGCGTATCGGTGGTCACCTGGTCGACGACATCGACAGCCACCTGACCCGCATCGAGCTGCGCCGCAATTCCTATGTGCAGCGCATGTCTCTGGTGCTGGCCCGGCGGCTGTGGAAGACCGCGGGTGCCCCCGAGGTCGACCCCGACCGGTTCGCCGTCGTGATCGGCACCGGTCTCGGCGGTGGCGAGAAGATCGTCGAGACCTACGACGCCATGAACGAGGGCGGCATCCGCAAGGTCAGCCCGCTCGCAGTTCAGATGATCATGCCCAACGGTGCCGCGGCGGTCGCCGGCCTCGAACTGGGCGCCCGCGCCGGGGTCATCACCCCGGTGTCGGCGTGCTCGTCCGGGTCGGAGGCCATCGCACACGGTTGGCGTCAGATCGTCATGGGTGACGCGGACTTCGCCGTCGTCGGCGGTGTGGAAGGCGGCATCGAGGCACTGCCGATCGCGGCGTTCTCGATGATGCGCGCCATGTCGACCCGCAACGACGATCCCGCGGGTGCGTCCAGGCCGTTCGACAAGGATCGCGATGGATTCGTGTTCGGCGAGGCCGGCGCGATGATGATCATCGAGACCGAGGAGCACGCCCTGGCCCGTGGCGCCAAGCCACTGGCTCGCCTGATGGGTGCCGGTATCACCTCGGACGCGTTCCACATGGTGGCCCCGGCCGACAACGGCGTCCGTGCCGGTGCCGCGATGAAGCGCGCGCTGGAGACTGCCGGGCTGGATGCCAAGGACATCGACCATGTCAATGCCCACGGCACGGCCACTCCGATCGGTGACACCGCCGAAGCCAATGCCATCCGGGTCGCCGGATGTCAGAACGCTGCGGTCTACGCACCGAAGTCGGCTCTGGGGCACTCGATCGGTGCGGTCGGTGCGCTGGAGTCGGTGTTGACGGTCCTCGCGTTGCGGGACGGGGTCATCCCCCCGACCCTGAACTACGAGACACCGGATCCGGAGATCAATCTCGATGTGGTTGCGGGCGAGCCTCGTTATGGCGACTACAAGTACGCCATCAACAACTCGTTCGGTTTCGGCGGCCACAATGTGGCTCTGGCCTTCGGCAAGTACTGAGGCTGACGGTCCGATCCGATAGATAACCCCGGAAGGTAAATCACCGAGGGCAAGCACGGAAGGAAGAACTCCGTAAATATGGCGGGATTGTCCACTGGGAATGGTCTTCCCAATGTGGTTGTCACCGGCGTAGCCATGTCGACGGCGCTGGCAACTGATGCTGAAAGCACCTGGAAGAAGCTGCTCGACGGCCAGAGCGGCATCCGCAAGCTCACTGATTCGTTCGTCGAGGAGTACGACCTGCCGGTCCGTATCGGTGGTCATCTCCTGGAGGATTTCGAATCGGAGCTGACGCGGGTCGAACTGCGCCGGTTGTCATATTTGCAGAAGATGTCGACGGTCATCGGCCGTCGGGTGTGGGCCAATGCCGGTTCCCCCGAGGTCGATGCCCGCCGTCTGATGGTGTCGATCGGCACCGGTCTGGGTTCGACCGAAGAACTCGTGTTCGCCTACGACGGCATGCGGACCAAGGGTCTGCGTGCCGTGTCGCCGCTCGTGGTGCAGATGTACATGCCCAACGGTGCGGCGGCGGCCATCGGACTCGAGCGCAAGGCCAAGGCCGGGGTGTCCACCTCGATCTCGGCCTGCGCCTCGGGGTCGGAGGCCATTGCCAACGCCTGGCGTCAGATCGTGCTCGGCGAGGCCGACATCGCGATCTGCGGCGGCGTGGAAACCAAGATCGAGGCAGTGCCGATCGCCGGCTTCGCGCAGATGCGCATCGTGCTGTCCAACTCCAACGACGATCCGGAAGGCGCCTGCAAGCCCTTCGACAAGGACCGTAACGGCTTCGTGTTCGGCGAGGCCGGTGCCCTCATGGTCATCGAGACCGAGGAGCACGCCAAGGCTCGCGGCGCCAACATCCTGGCCCGCATCATGGGTGCCAGCGTGACGTCCGACGGCTACCACATCGTGGCCCCGGACCCCAACGGCGAGCAGGCCGGTTACGCCATGACCCGCGCCGTCCAGCTGGCGGGTCTGCAGCCCACCGACATCGACCATGTCAACGCCCATGCCACCGGCACCAATGTCGGCGACGTGGCGGAGAGCAAGGCGATCAACAACGCGATGCTCGGCCACAAGCCCGCCGTCTATGCACCCAAGGCCGCGCTCGGCCATTCGGTCGGTGCAGTCGGCGCGGTCGAGTCCATCCTGACCGTGCTGGCGCTGCGCGACGGCGTCATCCCCGCGACACGCAACCTGCACAACCTCGACCCGGAGATCGACCTGGACGTCGTCGCCGGCGAGCCGCGGCAGGGCGATTTCAAGTACGCCATCAACAACTCGTTCGGATTCGGTGGGCACAACGTCGCGCTCGCCTTCGGGAAGTACTGAGACCCCGAACTACGGCGACCCGGCGCTTCCATCAAAGGAGACCTATATGACGATCATGGCCCCCGAGGCGGCTGCCGAGTCGCTCGACCCGCGCGACCCGCTGCTGCGCCTGCAGACGTTCTTTGACGACGGGAGCGTCGAACTGCTGCACGAGCGCGACCGCTCCGGTGTGCTGGCCGCGGCCGGGACCGTCAACGGTGTTCGTACGGTGGCGTTCTGCACCGACGGCACCGTCATGGGCGGCGCCATGGGCATCGAGGGCTGCGCCCACATCGTCAATGCCTACGACACCGCGATCGAGGAGCAGAGCCCGATCGTCGGGATCTGGCATTCGGGCGGTGCGCGGCTGGCCGAGGGCGTCAAGGCGCTGCACGCGGTCGGTCTGGTCTTCGAGGCGATGATCCGGGCTTCGGGTTACATCCCGCAGATCTCCGTGGTGGTCGGATTCGCCGCCGGTGGTGCGGCTTACGGGCCGGCCCTGACCGACGTCATCATCATGGCCCCCGACAGCAAGGTGTTCGTCACCGGTCCGGATGTGGTGCGCAGCGTCACGGGTGAGGACGTCGACATGGTGTCGCTCGGCGGCCCCGACGCCCACCACAAGAAGTCCGGTGTCTGCCACATCGTCGCCGACGACGAGCTCGACGCCTACGAGCGCGGCCGTCGCCTGGTCGGATTGTTCAGCCAGCAGGGCCATTTCGACCGCAGCAAGGCCGAGGCCGGCGATACCGACCTGGCCGCGCTGATGCCCGAATCGGCCCGTCGCGCCTACGACGTGCACCCGATCATCGAGGCGCTGCTCGACGAGGGCGTGCCGTTCGAGGAGTTCCAGGCCAAGTGGGCCCCGTCGATCGTGGTCGGCCTCGGCCGGCTGGCCGGCCGGTCCGTCGGCGTGATCGCCAACAACCCGCTGCGCCTCGGCGGCTGCCTGAACTCCGAAAGTGCCGAGAAGTCGGCGCGTTTCGTGCGCCTGTGCGACGCGTTCGGCATCCCGCTGGTGGTCGTCGTCGACGTCCCGGGTTACCTGCCCGGCGTCGATCAGGAATGGGGCGGCGTGGTCCGCCGCGGCGCCAAGCTGCTGCACGCCTTCGGTGAGTCCTCGGTCCCCCGTGTCACGCTGGTGACCCGCAAGATCTACGGCGGCGCCTACATCGCGATGAACTCGCGTTCGCTCAACGCCACCAAGGTGTTTGCCTGGCCCGATGCCGAGGTCGCCGTGATGGGTGCCAAGGCTGCCGTCGGCATCCTGCACAAGCGCAAGCTGGCCGCCGCCCCGGATCATGAGCGTGAGGCGCTGCACGAGGAACTGGCCCTCGAGCACGAGCGCATCGCCGGCGGCGTGGATTCCGCCATCGAGATCGGCGTGGTGGACGAGAAGATCGATCCGGCGCACACCCGCAGCAAGCTGACGCAGGCGCTGGCCGAGGCTCCGCACCGGCGCGGCCGCCACAAGAACATCCCGCTGTAGGGTTCCTTTCTCCCGCGAGCAGTCCCCCGCAAGCGGGGGACTGCTCGGCGTACTAGCGGGTGGTGTAGCCGCCGTTGGCGAAGATGGTCTGCCCGTTGATCCAGTGCCCCTCACCCGCGAGGAACACCACGAGCGGGGCGATGTCGGTGATCTCGGTCAGCCGGTTGCCCATCGCCTGCGACTTGTGGAACTCGACCCGCTCCGGCGTTTCCTGCGGGTAGAAGAACGGGGTGTCCATGGGTCCGGGAGCCACGTTGTTGACGTTGATGCCGCGGACCCCGAACTCCTTGGAGGCGGCTCGGGTGAAGTGTTCGACGGGGCTCTTCGAGCCCGCGTAGGTCGAGTAGCCGTCGGTGTAGGCGGCCAGCAAGGCGGTGACGATGGTGACCACCGAGCCGTTGTCGGCCAGGCGCTTGCCCGCCTGCTGCAGGAAGAAGTAGGCGGCCTTGGCGTTGATGTCGAACATCGAGTCGTACTCGGCCTCGGTGGTTTCGACGAACGGCTTGCGCAACACCTTGCCGACGGTGTTGACCGCGATGTCGACGCTGCCGAAGGCGTCGATGGCCGTGTCGAAGAGCTTTTCGACGTTGGCCGGCACCGTCAGATCTCCCTGCACCTTGACGGCTTTGACGCCGGCGGCCTGCACGGCGGCCACGGTCTTGTCGGCATCGGCCTCGGTCGCGGCACTGTTGTAGTGGACCGCGACGTTGACACCCCTCGAAGCCAACGTCGTACTGATCAGACCGCCAAGGTTCTTTGCCCCGGCAGCAACAACAGCTGATTTACCTTCCAGTTTGCTCATAGCTGGCAGCGTAGTTTCGGAATCCACAGATGAATAACGCAACTTTCCGAAGTATCCACAACCAGTAGTTGTAGTTAGACTATGCACGTGGCGGCCAACATCCCTGATCTGCGGCGTTTACGTCAATTCCTCGCCATCGGCGAGGCCGGCAGTCTCACCGCCGCCGCGATTGCGCTGCATGTTAGCCAACAAGCACTCAGCAGCTCGATGCAGCAATTGGAGAAAGAGCTCGATGCCAGGCTGTTCCGGCGCGAGGGGCGCCGGCTGATCCTCACGAGCGCCGGCGAGTTGCTGCTCGCCGAAGGCAGAACGCTGCTCGCGGCGGCGCAGACCGTGGTCGAGCGGGTGGCACATGCCGCCGGCGATGCTGCCGAGGTCTTCGTCGTCGGCCACACCCCGGCGCTGAGCGGAACCGAGGTCTACACCCGGATCGAACCGGCCATCACCGCGTTCCCCGAGACCTCCTTCACCTTCCGGCAGCTCTACCCCGATCAGCTCGCCGCTGCGGTGCTCGAGGGCATGGTGCACCTCGGCCTACGTCGCGGCGTGGTCCCGACGAACCAATTGGCCACGGCCGTCGTGGGTTACGACCGGGTTCGGTTGGCCGTGCCGCGCGAACACCGGCTGGCAGACCGGCCGTTCGTCAACATCGACGAACTTGCCGGAGACCGCGTCGCACTGTGGGCTCCCCCGGGCACGTCGTACTACAGCGACTTCCTGATGGCCGCATGCCGGCGTGCCGGGTTCGAACCTGACTATGTCGTGAGCCGGGTGCAGGGTTCGGCCACCGTCGCCGCCCCACTCACCACCGGGGGCGTCGCCTTCGTCACCACCGCGGCCGGTGCGGCCATGGGAGGCCGTGTGGTGGTCACCGAACTCGAGCCGCCCCTGCTGGTGGGGGTACAGGCAATCTGGCAGCGCCACACCAGTTCCGCGGTGCGCGACACACTGCTGCGTCAGGACTGAACGCCCGGTTACTCGACGCGCCCGAACTCTGCGACCATCTCGGCGGCGGTCTCCGCGGCACGCTCCCGATCGGTATCCACCAGCCCGATGCGGGTACGCCGGTCCAGGATGTCGTCGGCGCACAGGGCACCTTCGTGGGTGACGGCGTACTCGAATTCGGCGCGGACGACGTCGATTCCATCGGCCACGGGCTCGGTGGGGCGATCACATCGTGCCCGGGCGATCACGTTGGGCGCTTCGGCCCCGTACCGGGCGACCAATGAGGATGGCAATGGATGCTCGGATCGCAAGGTGGACACGGGGTTGGCCGGTGCGCCGACGAGCGGCAGGTTGGCTGTGCGGCAGCTCGTGGCAGAGAGCCCGCGTAGGGCGATGGCGCGGTCGAGGACATCCTGGGCCATGTACCGGTATTCGGTGAGCTTCCCGCCGATGACGCTGATCACCCCGCTCGCCGACTCCACGACCGCGTGGTCGCGAGACACGTCGGCCGTGTTGCCCGCTCCGGTGTCGATCAGCGGCCGCAGCCCGGCATAGCTACCCCGCACGTCGGCGGTGGTCAGGTCGGTGGCCAAGGCGGTGTTGACGGTGTCCAGCAGGAAGTCGATCTCCGCCGGAGTCGGTTGTGGCACATCGGGAATCGGCCCCGGCGCGTCCTCGTCGGTCAGTCCGAGATAGATCCGGCCCAGCTGCTCGGGCATGGCGAAGACGAACCGGTTCAACTCCCCCGGTATCGGAATCGTCAGTGCGGCGGTGGGATTGCCGAACGCGGCGGCATCGAACACCAGATGCGTTCCGCGGCTGGGTCGTAGCTTGATCGCGGGGTCCAGGTCGCCGGCCCACACCCCGGCGGCGTTGATGACCACCCGCGCGGCGGCATCGAAGGAGTGCCCGGTGAGTTGGTCGGTCAGACGGACCGAGGTGGCGTCGGCGGCATCGGCCGAGACACGGGTCAGGATGCGTGCCCCGTGCTGGGCGGCGGTACGGGCGACGGCCGTCACCAGCCGGGCGTCGTCGATGAGCTGTCCGTCGTAGGCGAGGTAGGCACCGTCCAGTCCCTCGGTGCGGACGGTGGGCGCCAGTTCGAGTGCGCGCTTCGCATCCACCCGGCGTGACCGCGGCAGGGTCGACGCGCTGGTCCCCGCCAACCGGCGCAGACCGTCCCCGGCCACGAACCCCGTCCGCACCAGGGCGCGCGATGCGCGACCCATCGAGGGCAGCAGCGGCACCAGTTGCGGCATGGCCTTGGCGAGATGGGGTGCGTTGCGGGTCATCAGGATTCCGCGTTCGATCGCGCTGCGGCGGGCGATGCCGACGTTGCCGGTGGCCAGATAACGCAGTCCGCCGTGCACCAGCTTCGAGCTCCACCGGCTTGTGCCGAAGGCGAGGTCGTGCTTTTCCACCAATGCCACGCTGAGGCCTCGCGTCGCGGCATCGAGCGCGATGCCCGCACCGGTGATGCCGCCGCCGATGACGATCACGTCCAGCTGCCCACCCTCGGCCAACAAGGTCAATTCGGTTGTGCGCCTGGCACGGTCGAGTGCGGTCGGGCCGGTCATGAGGCAAGGTATCCGTTCAGCGCGTGGGTGAGTTCGGCGGCCAGGGCTTCGGCATCGAGGATGGGCTCCACCATCTGCGCGGACTGGATGGCCGACTGGGTGATCAGCAGGCACATGGTGGCCAGCCGGCGGGGATCCCCGGCTCGGACGCGGTCACCCTTCTGCCGCACCTCTTGGGCGAGCTTGAGCTCGCCGGCCAGTGCGTCGATCAAGATCTGCTGGCTGGTGCCCAGCCGCTCGGCGATGTAGACCATCGCCAGCTCCGGCGCGGAGTGCAGGACGGCCATGATCACGTCGTCGCGGCCCAGCCGGACGGCCACCGTGACGATGCGGGTCACGAGGGCCGAGCGCCCGACGCCGCGGCTCTCGGTTTCGTCGAGCACGCGCACCACCCGCGCGGTGAGCAGCGCGGCGAGGATCGATTGGGTATCGGGGAACCGCCGGTACACCGTCGGACGGCTGACCCCGGCCCGGCGGGCGATCTCAGCCAGCGTCACCCGATCGACGCCGAAGGCCAGCACGCAGCTGGCGGCCGCGTCCAGGATCCGGTCAGCCAGCGTCTCCCCGGCATCGTCGTTACTGATTGACATCATGTGTAATACTGTAACGCATGACGCGACCGGACGCACCGTTGTTACCCCCGATGAAGTGGGATGCCTGGGGTGACCCGCAGGCAGCCAAGCCGCTTTCCGACGGGATCCGCACCCTGCTGCATCAGGCGCTGGGCGTCGAGGCCGCGTCCGCCACGGAGTTGGCACCCGAGCAGGTACAACTACGCCCCTCGGCGCTGTCCGACGACGACCGCCGGGCGCTTGCCGAGATCGTCGGCGACCCGTACTGCGGAGACGACGGCATGTCGCGGCTACTGCATGCCGGCGGGAAGTCCACGCTGGACCTGTTGCGTCGCAGGGATTCCGGTGTTCAGGATGCGCCCGACGCGGTGCTGCTCCCGGGTTCCGACGATGAGGTGGCCGCCATCCTGGCCTATTGCACGGAGCACCGGATCGCGGTGGTGCCGTTCGGCGGCGGCACCAGCGTGGTGGGCGGGCTCGATCCGCTGCGCGGCGATTTCGCCGCCGTCGTCGCGCTCGACCTGCGTCGGTTCGACGCTCTGTTCAGCCTCGACGAGGTGGCCGGTGAGGCCGAACTCGGTGCGGGCGTCACGGGCCCGCAGGCCGAGGCACTGCTCGGCGCACGGGGTTTCTCGCTCGGCCACTTTCCGCAGAGCTTCCAGTTCGCCACCATCGGCGGATTCGCCGCCACCCGATCGTCGGGGCAGGATTCCGCCGGGTACGGACGGTTCGACGACATGGTCCGCGGCCTGCGCGCGGTGACGCCCGCCGGCGTGCTCGACCTCGGCCGCGCCCCAGCCTCGGCGGCCGGACCGGACCTGCGCCAACTGCTCCTCGGTTCCGAAGGTGTGTTCGGTGTCATCACCCGCGTTCGGGTTCGCGTGCACCGGGCCCCGGAGACCACGCGCTACGAGGCCTGGTCGTTCCCCGATTTCGCCACCGGAGCCGAAGCGCTGCGTGCCGTAACCCAGACCGGCACCGGTCCGACCGTGATCCGGTTGTCCGACGAGGCCGAGACGGGAGTCAACCTGGCCACGACGGAGAGCATCGGCGAACAGAGCATCACCGGTGGCTGCCTGGCCATCACGCTGTTCGAGGGCAGCGCTGCCCACACCGCGAGCCGCCACGCCGAAACCCGCGCCCTGCTCGAACAACACGGCGGCACGTCCCTCGGCGAGACGGCGGCCCGGGCCTGGGAGCATGGCCGGTTCGGTGCACCGTATCTTCGCGATTCGCTGCTGGCGGCGGGTGCGCTGTGCGAGACCCTGGAGACCGCCACCACGTGGTCCAATCTCACCACGCTCAAGGCCGCGGTCACCGAGGCATTGACCACCTCGCTCGCCGAATCCGGCACGCCGGCCCTCGTGATGTGCCACATTTCGCATGTGTATCCCACCGGAGCCTCGCTGTACTTCACCGTGGTCGCCGGTCAGCGTGGCAACCCGATCGAACAGTGGCGCAAGGCCAAGATCGCGGCGTCTGACGCGATGGTGGGTGCCGGCGGAACCATCACCCATCACCACGCGGTCGGTGCGGACCACCGCCCCTGGATGCGGGACGAAGTCGGCGACCTCGGTGTCGAGATCCTCCGCGCGGTCAAGGCCACCCTCGACCCGGCCGGAATCCTCAACCCGGGCAAGCTGATTCCGTGAACCAGGTCACCGTCCTGACCAATCCCCTGTCCGGACACGGCAATGCGCCGCATGCGGCCGAGCGGGCGGTCGCACAGCTCCAGCGTCGGGGCATCGACGTGTGCGCGATCGTCGGGACCGACGCGGCGCATGCCCGCCGGCTCGTCGACGACGCCCTCGACCGTGGCACCGACGCGCTCGTGGTGGTCGGTGGCGACGGCGTGATCTCGCTGGCGCTGCAGGCCCTGGCCACCGGCGATGTGCCGCTGGGCATCGTGCCGGCGGGCACCGGCAATGACCATGCGCGCGAATACCGTTTGCCGACAGGTGATCCCGAAGCCGCGGCCGATGTCATCGCCGACGGCCACACCGAGACCGTGGACCTCGGCCGCATCGAGGATGCCTCGGGTGCGGTCAAGTGGTTCGGCACCGTGATGGCCGCCGGGTTCGATTCACTGGTCAGCGACCGGACAAACCGGATGCGCTGGCCGCACGGCCGGATGCGTTACAACGTCGCGATGCTGGCCGAGATCTCGAAGCTGCGGCTGTTGCCGTTCCGGCTCACGTTCGACGACGAACCCGAGATCCGCACCGACCTGACGTTGGCCGCCTTCGGCAACACCCGCAGCTACGGCGGCGGCATGCTGATCTGCCCCGGCGCCGATCACGCCGACGGCCTGCTGGACGTCACGATGATCACGTCGGCTTCGCGCACCAGGCTGATCCGGTTGTTCCCCACCGTTTTCAAGGGCACGCACGTCCATCTCGACGAGGTGACCACCAAACGTGCCCGCACGGTTCACGTCGAGTGCCCTGGCATCAATGCCTACGCCGACGGGGATTTCGCGCTTCCGTTGCCGGTGACGGTATCCGCGGTGCCCGATGCGCTGCGCATGCTCGTGCCGAGGCAGTCCTGAACGAACTCCACGATGCAGTCTCGCGCCTCGCGGCTCTCCGGTAAGAACGGCAGGAACGCCGGAAACGCGTGCAGCTGACCCGGCCAGAGCTTGAGGGTGCATGGCCGGCCCAGACCGGTCAGCAGTTCGTGCATTCGTTCGGCATCGCAACGGAGCACCTCGGATTCGGCCGCCACGATCAGGCTCGGCGGGAACCGGTCGAGCATTCCGTCCACGGGGGACAGCGCACGGCCATCCGGGGTCCGCGGGCTGACGCAGTCGACGACCATCGGCAGCACCAGTCCGATACCCATCCGGTCGGCGGAGAAGTTGGGGTGCCCGGCCCGGCGGTCGCAGTCCAGCTCGAGCAACGGGCTGATGCCCACGACGCCGGCCGGGTCGCCAAGCCCCTGCTCCTGGGCGGCGAGAACCGTTGCGAACGCCAGGAATCCACCCGCCGAGTCCCCCGCCACCACCGTCTTGGCCGGATCGGCACCCTGATCCAGCAGCCAGCGATAGGCGCTCAGGCAGTCCGCGACGGACTCGTCGACGGTCACGTCAGGATGCTGTCGATATTCGACGTGCACCACCGGCAACCCGGTGCGGCGGGCGAGGGCGACCACCACGTGGATGTGGGTATCGAAGCCCCCGAGCACGAATCCCCCGCCGTGCAGATAGAGGATGGCGCCATCGGCGAGCGGACGGTGGGCCGACTCGACCGTGCGTACGGTCTCGACGGTGACGCCCCCGAAGCCGACCCGGCTGACCCGCAATCCCCGCCGCGGGCGCAGACGCTGGAGCCGCGCGACCGTGTTGATGCGACGGCCGATCGCGGTGAGGCGGTCCTCGGCGGTTCGATTGCCTTGGTAGGCAGCCGATCTGCGCATCTGCACGAGCAGGGTCCGGCGCGCGATCGCATAGCACGCTCGGGATCTCCGGCTGGGACGTCGTGCCGACAACGCAACAGCTGGTGATCCCATCCCCGACTCCTTAGGCCATACGGGTAAGTCGATCCGACCGTCGGATAATACACAAAACGTCGATTGTGTATATAAAAATGGGGAGATCAGTCGATCGGTTGCGGCGCCCCAAGGGCGGCAAGCAGTTTCACCAGATGCGCGAACGCGTCGGTGAACGGGCGCGCCGGCACCGACGGGTCGATGGCCCGCTGGATGCCCAGACCGATCCCGGCGCTGAGCAGCAGATTGGCCAGGTCGTCCAGGCTGGCCGCCACCGCGCTGTTCTCCAATTGCATTTCGGTGAGGCCGAGTTCCGCGGACATGGATTGCAGGACTTCGGTGACCATGCCGGCGGCGTCGTTGCGCAGCGTCGTGATCATGGCGGCGAGTTCGGGGTTGTTCCGGGACAACACGGCGAATTCGAGTTCGAGCATTGTCCAGCCGACATCGCCCGCAGTGCGCTCGAGCCAGGCGCTCACCGCCGCGACGCGGCTGTCCAGCTCCGCGTCGGACGTCGCGAGCTCGGCCATCTCGGCGAACTTCTCGCGATGGATCAGCTCCAGCACGTCGCGGCACAGGTTGGGCTTGCTGCCGAAGTTGGAATACACGGCGCCCTTCGAGAAGCCCGCGTCATCGGCGATGTCCTCGAGGCTGGTGCCGGCGTAACCGTGGCGCAGGAAGCGCTGCCGGGCCGCCTCCAACAGTTCGGCGCGGGTCTGTTCCTGGCGTTGCGCCCTGGTCAGCCGCGGCATGCACCGAATGATAGTTCCCGCTGAACTCAGGGTATTGAATTTACTCAGAGTATTCAGATAC
The genomic region above belongs to Mycolicibacterium sp. HK-90 and contains:
- a CDS encoding glycerol-3-phosphate dehydrogenase/oxidase, whose product is MTGPTALDRARRTTELTLLAEGGQLDVIVIGGGITGAGIALDAATRGLSVALVEKHDLAFGTSRWSSKLVHGGLRYLATGNVGIARRSAIERGILMTRNAPHLAKAMPQLVPLLPSMGRASRALVRTGFVAGDGLRRLAGTSASTLPRSRRVDAKRALELAPTVRTEGLDGAYLAYDGQLIDDARLVTAVARTAAQHGARILTRVSADAADATSVRLTDQLTGHSFDAAARVVINAAGVWAGDLDPAIKLRPSRGTHLVFDAAAFGNPTAALTIPIPGELNRFVFAMPEQLGRIYLGLTDEDAPGPIPDVPQPTPAEIDFLLDTVNTALATDLTTADVRGSYAGLRPLIDTGAGNTADVSRDHAVVESASGVISVIGGKLTEYRYMAQDVLDRAIALRGLSATSCRTANLPLVGAPANPVSTLRSEHPLPSSLVARYGAEAPNVIARARCDRPTEPVADGIDVVRAEFEYAVTHEGALCADDILDRRTRIGLVDTDRERAAETAAEMVAEFGRVE
- a CDS encoding TetR/AcrR family transcriptional regulator, with amino-acid sequence MMSISNDDAGETLADRILDAAASCVLAFGVDRVTLAEIARRAGVSRPTVYRRFPDTQSILAALLTARVVRVLDETESRGVGRSALVTRIVTVAVRLGRDDVIMAVLHSAPELAMVYIAERLGTSQQILIDALAGELKLAQEVRQKGDRVRAGDPRRLATMCLLITQSAIQSAQMVEPILDAEALAAELTHALNGYLAS
- a CDS encoding FAD-binding oxidoreductase encodes the protein MKWDAWGDPQAAKPLSDGIRTLLHQALGVEAASATELAPEQVQLRPSALSDDDRRALAEIVGDPYCGDDGMSRLLHAGGKSTLDLLRRRDSGVQDAPDAVLLPGSDDEVAAILAYCTEHRIAVVPFGGGTSVVGGLDPLRGDFAAVVALDLRRFDALFSLDEVAGEAELGAGVTGPQAEALLGARGFSLGHFPQSFQFATIGGFAATRSSGQDSAGYGRFDDMVRGLRAVTPAGVLDLGRAPASAAGPDLRQLLLGSEGVFGVITRVRVRVHRAPETTRYEAWSFPDFATGAEALRAVTQTGTGPTVIRLSDEAETGVNLATTESIGEQSITGGCLAITLFEGSAAHTASRHAETRALLEQHGGTSLGETAARAWEHGRFGAPYLRDSLLAAGALCETLETATTWSNLTTLKAAVTEALTTSLAESGTPALVMCHISHVYPTGASLYFTVVAGQRGNPIEQWRKAKIAASDAMVGAGGTITHHHAVGADHRPWMRDEVGDLGVEILRAVKATLDPAGILNPGKLIP
- a CDS encoding diacylglycerol kinase — translated: MNQVTVLTNPLSGHGNAPHAAERAVAQLQRRGIDVCAIVGTDAAHARRLVDDALDRGTDALVVVGGDGVISLALQALATGDVPLGIVPAGTGNDHAREYRLPTGDPEAAADVIADGHTETVDLGRIEDASGAVKWFGTVMAAGFDSLVSDRTNRMRWPHGRMRYNVAMLAEISKLRLLPFRLTFDDEPEIRTDLTLAAFGNTRSYGGGMLICPGADHADGLLDVTMITSASRTRLIRLFPTVFKGTHVHLDEVTTKRARTVHVECPGINAYADGDFALPLPVTVSAVPDALRMLVPRQS
- a CDS encoding alpha/beta hydrolase — its product is MGSPAVALSARRPSRRSRACYAIARRTLLVQMRRSAAYQGNRTAEDRLTAIGRRINTVARLQRLRPRRGLRVSRVGFGGVTVETVRTVESAHRPLADGAILYLHGGGFVLGGFDTHIHVVVALARRTGLPVVHVEYRQHPDVTVDESVADCLSAYRWLLDQGADPAKTVVAGDSAGGFLAFATVLAAQEQGLGDPAGVVGISPLLELDCDRRAGHPNFSADRMGIGLVLPMVVDCVSPRTPDGRALSPVDGMLDRFPPSLIVAAESEVLRCDAERMHELLTGLGRPCTLKLWPGQLHAFPAFLPFLPESREARDCIVEFVQDCLGTSMRSASGTADTVTGNGSAKSPSA
- a CDS encoding TetR/AcrR family transcriptional regulator; its protein translation is MPRLTRAQRQEQTRAELLEAARQRFLRHGYAGTSLEDIADDAGFSKGAVYSNFGSKPNLCRDVLELIHREKFAEMAELATSDAELDSRVAAVSAWLERTAGDVGWTMLELEFAVLSRNNPELAAMITTLRNDAAGMVTEVLQSMSAELGLTEMQLENSAVAASLDDLANLLLSAGIGLGIQRAIDPSVPARPFTDAFAHLVKLLAALGAPQPID